The genomic DNA GCTTCGAGCAGGAGGCCATCGCCGCCAGCCAGATCGGCCACGAGCACATCGTCAACGTGACGGACCTGGGCCGCACCCCCGCCGGTGAGCTCTTCTACGTCATGGAGTTGCTGGAGGGAGAGAGCCTCGGAGCGCTGCTGCTGCGCGAGCACTTCCTCCCGCTGTGGCGCGCCGTGCCGATCCTGACGCAGGTGTGCCGGGCGCTCGAAGCGGCGCACGCGCGCGGCATCGTCCACCGGGACGTGAAGCCGCAGAACGTGATGCTCCTGCAACGCCAGGGGCAGGCGGACTTCGTCAAGGTGGTGGACTTCGGCATCTCCAAGGTAATGCAAGGGCAGCCGGGCAGCGGGCTCACCGAGGCGGGCGCCATCCTCGGCACCGCCAACTACATGGCCCCGGAGCAGGCGGCGGGTGGGACGGTGGATGCCCGGGCGGATGTGTACTCGATGGGTGTGCTCACCTACGAGGTCTGCACCGGCTCGCTCCCCTTCCGCGGGGACAACACCTTCGCCACCATGTTGCAGCACCTGGAGGCCACCGCCGAGCCCCCCAGCCGGCGCCGCCCGGACCTCGGCCTGCCGCCGGAGCTGGACGCGCTGGTGCTGAGCGCGCTCGCCAAGGACCCGGCCGCTCGCCCCACCCTGGAGACGTTCCGCGCCGGACTGGAGGCCCTCGTCCCGGGCCGCGTGCCCCTCCAGCTCACGCCAGCCATGGCCACCAGCCGCGTGCCCGTGCTCCCGCCCGCCGCTCCGCCCGCTCCGCCTGGCGTGGCCGAGCCTCTCGAGCCCACCGTGGTGTCCACCCGGAGCCTGGAGCCAGTCCACCGCAACAGGCGCGGCGGGCTCCTCGTGGGAGGCGTGGGCGCGCTGCTGCTCCTCGGCGGCGTGGGGCTGTGGGCGGGCACCTCGCGCGGCCCGGCCGTGGAGCCCCCGAAGGAGTCCGCTCCCCCGCCGGCCCCGGCCCGTCCACGCCTGTCCATCGCCTCGCGGCCCGAGGGTGCCACGGTGACGCTGGGCGAGCGGGTGCTCGGAGTCACTCCCCTGGAGATGGAGCGCCCGGACGGAGACTCCGGCCCCCTGCGCCTCACGTTGGAAGGCCATGTCCCCGAGGTGCTCGAGCGCCTGCCCGAGGGAGAGCGGCTGGAAGTCACGCTGAAGAAGCCACCGCCGCCGCGCCCGCGGCCCGACAAGCCCCGGACTGACAAGGCCCAGGGCAAGGTCCAGGACCTCAAGCCCAACCCCTTCTGAGCCGACGATGACCACCCGCCACCGCCGCATGTCCTTCCCAGCGCTCCTCATCGCGCTGCTGCTCGCCCTGGGAGGTACGGGGGCGAGCGCCGCCGAGCCCGCGGCCGCCCGCGCCGCCGCTCGCAAGCACTTCGAGCGCGGAACCACCCTCTACCAGGAGGGCCGCTACGCCGAGGCCGCCGCCGCCTTCGAGGCCGCCTACCAGACGCTCGCCAAGGGCGTGGTGCTCTACAACCTGGGCCAGTGCTACGAGAAGCTCGGGGATCTCCAGCGGGCCATCGGCTACTACCGCGACTACCTGCGCATGGAGCCCAACGCGGAGGATCGGCCGCTCGTCGAGTCACTCATCGCCCGGCTGGAGAAGCGCTACGAAGAGGAGCGCCGTCCCCAGGTGACCGTCTCCAGCGAGCCCGCGGGGGCGCGAGTCCAGGTGGATGGCGAGGCGCGCGGGGTGACGCCCTGGAGCGACAAGCTGGTGGTGGGCCCGCACCGGCTCGAGGTGACACACGAGGGCTACCAGCCGCTGCGGCGCGACGTGGAGCTGCGGTCGGGCGAGCCTCTCGAGCTCCAGTTGATGCTCACGCCCCTCCCGGGGAGCGGCGTGGCGCTCAGGAACGGCCAGGAGCAACCGCGGCGGCGCATCTGGACGTGGGTGGCCGCGGGCGCGGCGGGGGCGGCGGCGGCGGGGGCGGTGACGCTCGGGATGCTGGCGCGCTCCGACTCGCGGGAGCTGCTGGCCCGGCCGCACGAGCGCGCCGAGGCGCAGCGGCTGCACGACTCGGCCCTGGGCCGGGCGCGGGCCTCCAACATCCTCACCGGTACCGCGGGCGTGGCCCTGCTGGCGGGCACGGCCCTGTTCTTCGTCGAGGGGAGCTTCTGACGTGCGCGCATGGCTGGTGGTGATGATGATGGCCCTGACGGGCTGTAGCGTGCAGGTGACGGGCGCGCCGTGCCAGGACGACCTGCAGTGCCCGGGTGCCCAGCGCTGCACCCCCGAGGGGCACTGCGTGGAGGGGGCCCGCTCCGGAGAGCACCTGATCGAGTCCTGCCGCACGGCGATGGAGACGCTCGCCCGGCGCGCGGACCAATGCCACGGTGGGAAGACACCGGAGAGCTACCCGCGACTGGCGGACGCGGAGTCGGTGTGCGCCTCGGTGGTGGCGAGCGTCCAGGCGGGTCGGCAGGCCTTCGTCCCGGAACGGTTCGGCGCCTGCGTCCGCCAGCTGCGCGACCTGCCCTGCGGCGCGATGACGCTCGACGACTTCAGCCAGGGCAACCTGCTGGCGCGCTGCGAGGCGCTGGAGCCCCAGGCGGCGGAAGGCAACCCGTGTGGCAGCAACCTGGATTGCCAGGGCGGCTGGTGCGACACGAGCGCCGGCTGCACGGGCGTGTGCAAGCGCTACGTGCCCGCGGGGAGCGGGTGTGACGGCAGCGTCCCGTGCCAGCCCGGCTCCACCTGCTCGCTCAACGTGTGCCGCGCGCATGCGAACCTGGGCGAGTCCTGCGCCTGGGGAGTCCGCTGCGCGCCGGAGGCCAACGCCGCGTGCGTGGACAACCGGTGCGTCGCGCGCAAGGCGTCCGGCGCGTGCAAGAGCGCCGACGAGTGCGAGCCCGGCCAGGCCTGCGTGAAGCTCGACGTGGCCGCGGGCCCGGACTCACCGCGCGAGTGCCGCCCGGCCCGGGGCCTGGACGAGCCCTGCACTCCCGGGGCCTCCGAGTGTGGCGGCCTGCTCTACTGCGAGGCCGCCACGGCGCGCTGCCGTCCCTGGAGGGAGCTCGGACAGACCTGTTACGACCCGGATGGCACGAAGGAGGTGGCCATGT from Archangium lipolyticum includes the following:
- a CDS encoding serine/threonine-protein kinase; the encoded protein is MPRCPTCQSEYAEDVSYCPRDGAALLPAVLEGRYRLLSPLGAGGMGVVYLAEHLGLRKSVAVKLLRGELSRDPTFTRRFEQEAIAASQIGHEHIVNVTDLGRTPAGELFYVMELLEGESLGALLLREHFLPLWRAVPILTQVCRALEAAHARGIVHRDVKPQNVMLLQRQGQADFVKVVDFGISKVMQGQPGSGLTEAGAILGTANYMAPEQAAGGTVDARADVYSMGVLTYEVCTGSLPFRGDNTFATMLQHLEATAEPPSRRRPDLGLPPELDALVLSALAKDPAARPTLETFRAGLEALVPGRVPLQLTPAMATSRVPVLPPAAPPAPPGVAEPLEPTVVSTRSLEPVHRNRRGGLLVGGVGALLLLGGVGLWAGTSRGPAVEPPKESAPPPAPARPRLSIASRPEGATVTLGERVLGVTPLEMERPDGDSGPLRLTLEGHVPEVLERLPEGERLEVTLKKPPPPRPRPDKPRTDKAQGKVQDLKPNPF
- a CDS encoding PEGA domain-containing protein, with the protein product MTTRHRRMSFPALLIALLLALGGTGASAAEPAAARAAARKHFERGTTLYQEGRYAEAAAAFEAAYQTLAKGVVLYNLGQCYEKLGDLQRAIGYYRDYLRMEPNAEDRPLVESLIARLEKRYEEERRPQVTVSSEPAGARVQVDGEARGVTPWSDKLVVGPHRLEVTHEGYQPLRRDVELRSGEPLELQLMLTPLPGSGVALRNGQEQPRRRIWTWVAAGAAGAAAAGAVTLGMLARSDSRELLARPHERAEAQRLHDSALGRARASNILTGTAGVALLAGTALFFVEGSF